A single Xiphias gladius isolate SHS-SW01 ecotype Sanya breed wild chromosome 18, ASM1685928v1, whole genome shotgun sequence DNA region contains:
- the LOC120803644 gene encoding cyclin-dependent kinase 16-like isoform X5, with product MVVCAVHPPASHSAPSFLRQYAGHLGRTALRREPAGGLEKDRAYLSLHRTGSLGIVHENVKMGSDGESDQASGTSSDEVQSPVRVRMRNNHHRRISNETFSGALKCVNYSKSDINKRLSLPADIRLPEGYLEKFAMNSPPFDKPMSRRLRRASLSEIGFGKLETYIKLDKLGEGTYATVFKGRSKLTDNLVALKEIRLEHEEGAPCTAIREVSLLKDLKHANIVTLHDIIHTDKCLTLVFEYLEKDLKQYMDDCGSIMSVHNVKIFLFQLLRGLAYCHRRKVLHRDLKPQNLLINEKGELKLADFGLARAKSVPTKTYSNEVVTLWYRPPDVLLGSTEYSTPIDMWGVGCIFYEMITGRPLFPGSTVEDELHLIFRILGTPTEETWPGVTTSEEFKTYNFPRYHAEPLVNHAPRIDNDGHDLLSMLLQFEAKKRVSAEDALRHSYFRSLGEQVQTLADTASIFSVKGIQLQRDPGKRSSVYPESTMAHKLGSAPSQYFQREAASPRAQSHNLSSNSTG from the exons ATGGTGGTGTGTGCCGTGCACCCTCCCGCCTCCCATAGTGCTCCCTCCTTCCTGCGTCAATACGCTGGTCATCTTGGCCGCACCGCCCTGCGCAGAGAACCAGCTGGGGGGCTGGAAAAAGACAGAGCCTACCTGAGCCTGCACAGGACTGGATCTctgg gTATCGTCCATGAGAATGTGAAGATGGGTTCAGATGGAGAGAGTGACCAGGCGTCTGGGACGTCTTCTGATGAGGTCCAGAGTCCAGTCAGGGTCCGTATGAGGAACAACCACCATCGCCGCATCTCTAATGAG ACATTCAGTGGagctttaaaatgtgtaaattactCAAAGTCG gACATAAACAAACGTTTGTCTCTCCCAGCTGATATCAGGCTACCGGAGGGCTACTTGGAGAAGTTTGCCATGAACAGCCCGCCCTTTGACAAACCCATGAGCCGCAGGCTACGACGTGCTTCACTG TCAGAAATCGGCTTCGGGAAACTTGAGACCTACATCAAACTGGACAAACTGGGAGAG GGGACATATGCTACAGTGTTTAAGGGTCGAAGCAAGTTAACAGACAATTTAGTGGCTCTGAAAGAGATCCGACTGGAGCATGAGGAGGGCGCGCCCTGCACAGCTATCCGAGAAG TGTCTCTACTGAAAGACCTGAAGCACGCCAATATTGTCACGCTCCATGACATTATCCACACTGACAAGTGCCTGACACTGGTGTTTGAGTACCTG GAAAAAGACCTGAAGCAGTACATGGATGACTGTGGGAGCATCATGAGTGTTCACAATGTCAAG atCTTTCTATTCCAGCTGTTGCGAGGCCTGGCGTACTGCCACAGGAGGAAGGTCCTTCATAGAGATCTTAAACCCCAGAACCTGCTCATCAATGAAAAAGGAGAGCTCAAACTGGCAGATTTTG GTTTGGCACGAGCCAAGTCTGTCCCTACGAAGACCTACTCGAATGAAGTCGTGACATTATGGTACAGACCACCAGATGTGCTTCTCGGCTCCACCGAGTACTCTACACCCATTGACATGTG GGGTGTTGGCTGTATCTTCTATGAAATGATCACAGGCAGACCTCTCTTCCCTGGATCGACTGTGGAGGATGAGCTTCACCTCATATTCCGCATCCTTG GTACCCCTACAGAAGAGACTTGGCCAGGTGTCACAACCAGTGAAGAGTTTAAGACATACAATTTCCCCCGATACCACGCAGAACCCCTCGTCAACCACGCCCCCAG AATAGACAATGATGGTCATGACTTGCTCTCAATGCTTCTACAG TTTGAGGCTAAGAAGCGTGTATCAGCCGAGGATGCTCTCAGACACTCGTATTTTAGAAGTCTTGGAGAGCAGGTTCAGACACTGGCTGACA cTGCATCCATCTTCTCCGTAAAAGGCATTCAGCTCCAGAGAGATCCCGGAAAGAGATCCTCAGTCTACCCAGAGTCAA CGATGGCCCATAAGCTAGGCTCTGCACCCTCGCAGTACTTCCAGAGAGAAGCAGCCAGTCCAAGGGCTCAGAGTCACAATCTCTCCTCCAATTCCACTGGCTGA
- the LOC120803644 gene encoding cyclin-dependent kinase 16-like isoform X4, whose protein sequence is MDMSGNPQGCSARAPNVGDSRMGEARMGEGVRIGERDTPLRLSPFRMLRVLDSCRPPGNRIGIVHENVKMGSDGESDQASGTSSDEVQSPVRVRMRNNHHRRISNETFSGALKCVNYSKSDINKRLSLPADIRLPEGYLEKFAMNSPPFDKPMSRRLRRASLSEIGFGKLETYIKLDKLGEGTYATVFKGRSKLTDNLVALKEIRLEHEEGAPCTAIREVSLLKDLKHANIVTLHDIIHTDKCLTLVFEYLEKDLKQYMDDCGSIMSVHNVKIFLFQLLRGLAYCHRRKVLHRDLKPQNLLINEKGELKLADFGLARAKSVPTKTYSNEVVTLWYRPPDVLLGSTEYSTPIDMWGVGCIFYEMITGRPLFPGSTVEDELHLIFRILGTPTEETWPGVTTSEEFKTYNFPRYHAEPLVNHAPRIDNDGHDLLSMLLQFEAKKRVSAEDALRHSYFRSLGEQVQTLADTASIFSVKGIQLQRDPGKRSSVYPESTMAHKLGSAPSQYFQREAASPRAQSHNLSSNSTG, encoded by the exons ATGGATATGTCAGGCAACCCCCAAGGGTGCTCTGCTCGTGCTCCCAATGTGGGAGACTCTAGGATGGGGGAGGCTAGAATGGGAGAGGGGGTGAGAATAGGGGAGAGAGACACCCCGCTGAGGCTGTCACCTTTCCGTATGCTTCGAGTGCTTGACTCATGCCGTCCTCCAGGAAACCGTATTG gTATCGTCCATGAGAATGTGAAGATGGGTTCAGATGGAGAGAGTGACCAGGCGTCTGGGACGTCTTCTGATGAGGTCCAGAGTCCAGTCAGGGTCCGTATGAGGAACAACCACCATCGCCGCATCTCTAATGAG ACATTCAGTGGagctttaaaatgtgtaaattactCAAAGTCG gACATAAACAAACGTTTGTCTCTCCCAGCTGATATCAGGCTACCGGAGGGCTACTTGGAGAAGTTTGCCATGAACAGCCCGCCCTTTGACAAACCCATGAGCCGCAGGCTACGACGTGCTTCACTG TCAGAAATCGGCTTCGGGAAACTTGAGACCTACATCAAACTGGACAAACTGGGAGAG GGGACATATGCTACAGTGTTTAAGGGTCGAAGCAAGTTAACAGACAATTTAGTGGCTCTGAAAGAGATCCGACTGGAGCATGAGGAGGGCGCGCCCTGCACAGCTATCCGAGAAG TGTCTCTACTGAAAGACCTGAAGCACGCCAATATTGTCACGCTCCATGACATTATCCACACTGACAAGTGCCTGACACTGGTGTTTGAGTACCTG GAAAAAGACCTGAAGCAGTACATGGATGACTGTGGGAGCATCATGAGTGTTCACAATGTCAAG atCTTTCTATTCCAGCTGTTGCGAGGCCTGGCGTACTGCCACAGGAGGAAGGTCCTTCATAGAGATCTTAAACCCCAGAACCTGCTCATCAATGAAAAAGGAGAGCTCAAACTGGCAGATTTTG GTTTGGCACGAGCCAAGTCTGTCCCTACGAAGACCTACTCGAATGAAGTCGTGACATTATGGTACAGACCACCAGATGTGCTTCTCGGCTCCACCGAGTACTCTACACCCATTGACATGTG GGGTGTTGGCTGTATCTTCTATGAAATGATCACAGGCAGACCTCTCTTCCCTGGATCGACTGTGGAGGATGAGCTTCACCTCATATTCCGCATCCTTG GTACCCCTACAGAAGAGACTTGGCCAGGTGTCACAACCAGTGAAGAGTTTAAGACATACAATTTCCCCCGATACCACGCAGAACCCCTCGTCAACCACGCCCCCAG AATAGACAATGATGGTCATGACTTGCTCTCAATGCTTCTACAG TTTGAGGCTAAGAAGCGTGTATCAGCCGAGGATGCTCTCAGACACTCGTATTTTAGAAGTCTTGGAGAGCAGGTTCAGACACTGGCTGACA cTGCATCCATCTTCTCCGTAAAAGGCATTCAGCTCCAGAGAGATCCCGGAAAGAGATCCTCAGTCTACCCAGAGTCAA CGATGGCCCATAAGCTAGGCTCTGCACCCTCGCAGTACTTCCAGAGAGAAGCAGCCAGTCCAAGGGCTCAGAGTCACAATCTCTCCTCCAATTCCACTGGCTGA
- the LOC120803644 gene encoding cyclin-dependent kinase 17-like isoform X7: protein MQGRAGSRRGIVHENVKMGSDGESDQASGTSSDEVQSPVRVRMRNNHHRRISNETFSGALKCVNYSKSDINKRLSLPADIRLPEGYLEKFAMNSPPFDKPMSRRLRRASLSEIGFGKLETYIKLDKLGEGTYATVFKGRSKLTDNLVALKEIRLEHEEGAPCTAIREVSLLKDLKHANIVTLHDIIHTDKCLTLVFEYLEKDLKQYMDDCGSIMSVHNVKIFLFQLLRGLAYCHRRKVLHRDLKPQNLLINEKGELKLADFGLARAKSVPTKTYSNEVVTLWYRPPDVLLGSTEYSTPIDMWGVGCIFYEMITGRPLFPGSTVEDELHLIFRILGTPTEETWPGVTTSEEFKTYNFPRYHAEPLVNHAPRIDNDGHDLLSMLLQFEAKKRVSAEDALRHSYFRSLGEQVQTLADTASIFSVKGIQLQRDPGKRSSVYPESTMAHKLGSAPSQYFQREAASPRAQSHNLSSNSTG from the exons ATGCAAGGAAGAGCTGGGAGCCGAAGAG gTATCGTCCATGAGAATGTGAAGATGGGTTCAGATGGAGAGAGTGACCAGGCGTCTGGGACGTCTTCTGATGAGGTCCAGAGTCCAGTCAGGGTCCGTATGAGGAACAACCACCATCGCCGCATCTCTAATGAG ACATTCAGTGGagctttaaaatgtgtaaattactCAAAGTCG gACATAAACAAACGTTTGTCTCTCCCAGCTGATATCAGGCTACCGGAGGGCTACTTGGAGAAGTTTGCCATGAACAGCCCGCCCTTTGACAAACCCATGAGCCGCAGGCTACGACGTGCTTCACTG TCAGAAATCGGCTTCGGGAAACTTGAGACCTACATCAAACTGGACAAACTGGGAGAG GGGACATATGCTACAGTGTTTAAGGGTCGAAGCAAGTTAACAGACAATTTAGTGGCTCTGAAAGAGATCCGACTGGAGCATGAGGAGGGCGCGCCCTGCACAGCTATCCGAGAAG TGTCTCTACTGAAAGACCTGAAGCACGCCAATATTGTCACGCTCCATGACATTATCCACACTGACAAGTGCCTGACACTGGTGTTTGAGTACCTG GAAAAAGACCTGAAGCAGTACATGGATGACTGTGGGAGCATCATGAGTGTTCACAATGTCAAG atCTTTCTATTCCAGCTGTTGCGAGGCCTGGCGTACTGCCACAGGAGGAAGGTCCTTCATAGAGATCTTAAACCCCAGAACCTGCTCATCAATGAAAAAGGAGAGCTCAAACTGGCAGATTTTG GTTTGGCACGAGCCAAGTCTGTCCCTACGAAGACCTACTCGAATGAAGTCGTGACATTATGGTACAGACCACCAGATGTGCTTCTCGGCTCCACCGAGTACTCTACACCCATTGACATGTG GGGTGTTGGCTGTATCTTCTATGAAATGATCACAGGCAGACCTCTCTTCCCTGGATCGACTGTGGAGGATGAGCTTCACCTCATATTCCGCATCCTTG GTACCCCTACAGAAGAGACTTGGCCAGGTGTCACAACCAGTGAAGAGTTTAAGACATACAATTTCCCCCGATACCACGCAGAACCCCTCGTCAACCACGCCCCCAG AATAGACAATGATGGTCATGACTTGCTCTCAATGCTTCTACAG TTTGAGGCTAAGAAGCGTGTATCAGCCGAGGATGCTCTCAGACACTCGTATTTTAGAAGTCTTGGAGAGCAGGTTCAGACACTGGCTGACA cTGCATCCATCTTCTCCGTAAAAGGCATTCAGCTCCAGAGAGATCCCGGAAAGAGATCCTCAGTCTACCCAGAGTCAA CGATGGCCCATAAGCTAGGCTCTGCACCCTCGCAGTACTTCCAGAGAGAAGCAGCCAGTCCAAGGGCTCAGAGTCACAATCTCTCCTCCAATTCCACTGGCTGA
- the LOC120803644 gene encoding cyclin-dependent kinase 17-like isoform X1 codes for MDRMKIIKRRLSMSLRSARPVDDSLSELAEQMALDEPTTARDNEPMVVCAVHPPASHSAPSFLRQYAGHLGRTALRREPAGGLEKDRAYLSLHRTGSLGIVHENVKMGSDGESDQASGTSSDEVQSPVRVRMRNNHHRRISNETFSGALKCVNYSKSDINKRLSLPADIRLPEGYLEKFAMNSPPFDKPMSRRLRRASLSEIGFGKLETYIKLDKLGEGTYATVFKGRSKLTDNLVALKEIRLEHEEGAPCTAIREVSLLKDLKHANIVTLHDIIHTDKCLTLVFEYLEKDLKQYMDDCGSIMSVHNVKIFLFQLLRGLAYCHRRKVLHRDLKPQNLLINEKGELKLADFGLARAKSVPTKTYSNEVVTLWYRPPDVLLGSTEYSTPIDMWGVGCIFYEMITGRPLFPGSTVEDELHLIFRILGTPTEETWPGVTTSEEFKTYNFPRYHAEPLVNHAPRIDNDGHDLLSMLLQFEAKKRVSAEDALRHSYFRSLGEQVQTLADTASIFSVKGIQLQRDPGKRSSVYPESTMAHKLGSAPSQYFQREAASPRAQSHNLSSNSTG; via the exons AGCCCATGGTGGTGTGTGCCGTGCACCCTCCCGCCTCCCATAGTGCTCCCTCCTTCCTGCGTCAATACGCTGGTCATCTTGGCCGCACCGCCCTGCGCAGAGAACCAGCTGGGGGGCTGGAAAAAGACAGAGCCTACCTGAGCCTGCACAGGACTGGATCTctgg gTATCGTCCATGAGAATGTGAAGATGGGTTCAGATGGAGAGAGTGACCAGGCGTCTGGGACGTCTTCTGATGAGGTCCAGAGTCCAGTCAGGGTCCGTATGAGGAACAACCACCATCGCCGCATCTCTAATGAG ACATTCAGTGGagctttaaaatgtgtaaattactCAAAGTCG gACATAAACAAACGTTTGTCTCTCCCAGCTGATATCAGGCTACCGGAGGGCTACTTGGAGAAGTTTGCCATGAACAGCCCGCCCTTTGACAAACCCATGAGCCGCAGGCTACGACGTGCTTCACTG TCAGAAATCGGCTTCGGGAAACTTGAGACCTACATCAAACTGGACAAACTGGGAGAG GGGACATATGCTACAGTGTTTAAGGGTCGAAGCAAGTTAACAGACAATTTAGTGGCTCTGAAAGAGATCCGACTGGAGCATGAGGAGGGCGCGCCCTGCACAGCTATCCGAGAAG TGTCTCTACTGAAAGACCTGAAGCACGCCAATATTGTCACGCTCCATGACATTATCCACACTGACAAGTGCCTGACACTGGTGTTTGAGTACCTG GAAAAAGACCTGAAGCAGTACATGGATGACTGTGGGAGCATCATGAGTGTTCACAATGTCAAG atCTTTCTATTCCAGCTGTTGCGAGGCCTGGCGTACTGCCACAGGAGGAAGGTCCTTCATAGAGATCTTAAACCCCAGAACCTGCTCATCAATGAAAAAGGAGAGCTCAAACTGGCAGATTTTG GTTTGGCACGAGCCAAGTCTGTCCCTACGAAGACCTACTCGAATGAAGTCGTGACATTATGGTACAGACCACCAGATGTGCTTCTCGGCTCCACCGAGTACTCTACACCCATTGACATGTG GGGTGTTGGCTGTATCTTCTATGAAATGATCACAGGCAGACCTCTCTTCCCTGGATCGACTGTGGAGGATGAGCTTCACCTCATATTCCGCATCCTTG GTACCCCTACAGAAGAGACTTGGCCAGGTGTCACAACCAGTGAAGAGTTTAAGACATACAATTTCCCCCGATACCACGCAGAACCCCTCGTCAACCACGCCCCCAG AATAGACAATGATGGTCATGACTTGCTCTCAATGCTTCTACAG TTTGAGGCTAAGAAGCGTGTATCAGCCGAGGATGCTCTCAGACACTCGTATTTTAGAAGTCTTGGAGAGCAGGTTCAGACACTGGCTGACA cTGCATCCATCTTCTCCGTAAAAGGCATTCAGCTCCAGAGAGATCCCGGAAAGAGATCCTCAGTCTACCCAGAGTCAA CGATGGCCCATAAGCTAGGCTCTGCACCCTCGCAGTACTTCCAGAGAGAAGCAGCCAGTCCAAGGGCTCAGAGTCACAATCTCTCCTCCAATTCCACTGGCTGA
- the LOC120803644 gene encoding cyclin-dependent kinase 17-like isoform X2, which yields MHTGGAVEKMDRMKIIKRRLSMSLRSARPVDDSLSELAEQMALDEPTTARDNEPMVVCAVHPPASHSAPSFLRQYAGHLGRTALRREPAGGLEKDRAYLSLHRTGSLGIVHENVKMGSDGESDQASGTSSDEVQSPVRVRMRNNHHRRISNETFSGALKCVNYSKSDINKRLSLPADIRLPEGYLEKFAMNSPPFDKPMSRRLRRASLSEIGFGKLETYIKLDKLGEGTYATVFKGRSKLTDNLVALKEIRLEHEEGAPCTAIREVSLLKDLKHANIVTLHDIIHTDKCLTLVFEYLEKDLKQYMDDCGSIMSVHNVKIFLFQLLRGLAYCHRRKVLHRDLKPQNLLINEKGELKLADFGLARAKSVPTKTYSNEVVTLWYRPPDVLLGSTEYSTPIDMWGVGCIFYEMITGRPLFPGSTVEDELHLIFRILGTPTEETWPGVTTSEEFKTYNFPRYHAEPLVNHAPRIDNDGHDLLSMLLQFEAKKRVSAEDALRHSYFRSLGEQVQTLADTASIFSVKGIQLQRDPGKRSSVYPESTQGKSRRQSVLF from the exons AGCCCATGGTGGTGTGTGCCGTGCACCCTCCCGCCTCCCATAGTGCTCCCTCCTTCCTGCGTCAATACGCTGGTCATCTTGGCCGCACCGCCCTGCGCAGAGAACCAGCTGGGGGGCTGGAAAAAGACAGAGCCTACCTGAGCCTGCACAGGACTGGATCTctgg gTATCGTCCATGAGAATGTGAAGATGGGTTCAGATGGAGAGAGTGACCAGGCGTCTGGGACGTCTTCTGATGAGGTCCAGAGTCCAGTCAGGGTCCGTATGAGGAACAACCACCATCGCCGCATCTCTAATGAG ACATTCAGTGGagctttaaaatgtgtaaattactCAAAGTCG gACATAAACAAACGTTTGTCTCTCCCAGCTGATATCAGGCTACCGGAGGGCTACTTGGAGAAGTTTGCCATGAACAGCCCGCCCTTTGACAAACCCATGAGCCGCAGGCTACGACGTGCTTCACTG TCAGAAATCGGCTTCGGGAAACTTGAGACCTACATCAAACTGGACAAACTGGGAGAG GGGACATATGCTACAGTGTTTAAGGGTCGAAGCAAGTTAACAGACAATTTAGTGGCTCTGAAAGAGATCCGACTGGAGCATGAGGAGGGCGCGCCCTGCACAGCTATCCGAGAAG TGTCTCTACTGAAAGACCTGAAGCACGCCAATATTGTCACGCTCCATGACATTATCCACACTGACAAGTGCCTGACACTGGTGTTTGAGTACCTG GAAAAAGACCTGAAGCAGTACATGGATGACTGTGGGAGCATCATGAGTGTTCACAATGTCAAG atCTTTCTATTCCAGCTGTTGCGAGGCCTGGCGTACTGCCACAGGAGGAAGGTCCTTCATAGAGATCTTAAACCCCAGAACCTGCTCATCAATGAAAAAGGAGAGCTCAAACTGGCAGATTTTG GTTTGGCACGAGCCAAGTCTGTCCCTACGAAGACCTACTCGAATGAAGTCGTGACATTATGGTACAGACCACCAGATGTGCTTCTCGGCTCCACCGAGTACTCTACACCCATTGACATGTG GGGTGTTGGCTGTATCTTCTATGAAATGATCACAGGCAGACCTCTCTTCCCTGGATCGACTGTGGAGGATGAGCTTCACCTCATATTCCGCATCCTTG GTACCCCTACAGAAGAGACTTGGCCAGGTGTCACAACCAGTGAAGAGTTTAAGACATACAATTTCCCCCGATACCACGCAGAACCCCTCGTCAACCACGCCCCCAG AATAGACAATGATGGTCATGACTTGCTCTCAATGCTTCTACAG TTTGAGGCTAAGAAGCGTGTATCAGCCGAGGATGCTCTCAGACACTCGTATTTTAGAAGTCTTGGAGAGCAGGTTCAGACACTGGCTGACA cTGCATCCATCTTCTCCGTAAAAGGCATTCAGCTCCAGAGAGATCCCGGAAAGAGATCCTCAGTCTACCCAGAGTCAA ccCAGGGGAAGAGCAGGAGGCAGAGTGTGTTGTTTTAG
- the LOC120803644 gene encoding cyclin-dependent kinase 17-like isoform X3, translating into MHTGGAVEKMDRMKIIKRRLSMSLRSARPVDDSLSELAEQMALDEPTTARDNEPMVVCAVHPPASHSAPSFLRQYAGHLGRTALRREPAGGLEKDRAYLSLHRTGSLGIVHENVKMGSDGESDQASGTSSDEVQSPVRVRMRNNHHRRISNEDINKRLSLPADIRLPEGYLEKFAMNSPPFDKPMSRRLRRASLSEIGFGKLETYIKLDKLGEGTYATVFKGRSKLTDNLVALKEIRLEHEEGAPCTAIREVSLLKDLKHANIVTLHDIIHTDKCLTLVFEYLEKDLKQYMDDCGSIMSVHNVKIFLFQLLRGLAYCHRRKVLHRDLKPQNLLINEKGELKLADFGLARAKSVPTKTYSNEVVTLWYRPPDVLLGSTEYSTPIDMWGVGCIFYEMITGRPLFPGSTVEDELHLIFRILGTPTEETWPGVTTSEEFKTYNFPRYHAEPLVNHAPRIDNDGHDLLSMLLQFEAKKRVSAEDALRHSYFRSLGEQVQTLADTASIFSVKGIQLQRDPGKRSSVYPESTQGKSRRQSVLF; encoded by the exons AGCCCATGGTGGTGTGTGCCGTGCACCCTCCCGCCTCCCATAGTGCTCCCTCCTTCCTGCGTCAATACGCTGGTCATCTTGGCCGCACCGCCCTGCGCAGAGAACCAGCTGGGGGGCTGGAAAAAGACAGAGCCTACCTGAGCCTGCACAGGACTGGATCTctgg gTATCGTCCATGAGAATGTGAAGATGGGTTCAGATGGAGAGAGTGACCAGGCGTCTGGGACGTCTTCTGATGAGGTCCAGAGTCCAGTCAGGGTCCGTATGAGGAACAACCACCATCGCCGCATCTCTAATGAG gACATAAACAAACGTTTGTCTCTCCCAGCTGATATCAGGCTACCGGAGGGCTACTTGGAGAAGTTTGCCATGAACAGCCCGCCCTTTGACAAACCCATGAGCCGCAGGCTACGACGTGCTTCACTG TCAGAAATCGGCTTCGGGAAACTTGAGACCTACATCAAACTGGACAAACTGGGAGAG GGGACATATGCTACAGTGTTTAAGGGTCGAAGCAAGTTAACAGACAATTTAGTGGCTCTGAAAGAGATCCGACTGGAGCATGAGGAGGGCGCGCCCTGCACAGCTATCCGAGAAG TGTCTCTACTGAAAGACCTGAAGCACGCCAATATTGTCACGCTCCATGACATTATCCACACTGACAAGTGCCTGACACTGGTGTTTGAGTACCTG GAAAAAGACCTGAAGCAGTACATGGATGACTGTGGGAGCATCATGAGTGTTCACAATGTCAAG atCTTTCTATTCCAGCTGTTGCGAGGCCTGGCGTACTGCCACAGGAGGAAGGTCCTTCATAGAGATCTTAAACCCCAGAACCTGCTCATCAATGAAAAAGGAGAGCTCAAACTGGCAGATTTTG GTTTGGCACGAGCCAAGTCTGTCCCTACGAAGACCTACTCGAATGAAGTCGTGACATTATGGTACAGACCACCAGATGTGCTTCTCGGCTCCACCGAGTACTCTACACCCATTGACATGTG GGGTGTTGGCTGTATCTTCTATGAAATGATCACAGGCAGACCTCTCTTCCCTGGATCGACTGTGGAGGATGAGCTTCACCTCATATTCCGCATCCTTG GTACCCCTACAGAAGAGACTTGGCCAGGTGTCACAACCAGTGAAGAGTTTAAGACATACAATTTCCCCCGATACCACGCAGAACCCCTCGTCAACCACGCCCCCAG AATAGACAATGATGGTCATGACTTGCTCTCAATGCTTCTACAG TTTGAGGCTAAGAAGCGTGTATCAGCCGAGGATGCTCTCAGACACTCGTATTTTAGAAGTCTTGGAGAGCAGGTTCAGACACTGGCTGACA cTGCATCCATCTTCTCCGTAAAAGGCATTCAGCTCCAGAGAGATCCCGGAAAGAGATCCTCAGTCTACCCAGAGTCAA ccCAGGGGAAGAGCAGGAGGCAGAGTGTGTTGTTTTAG